A genome region from Penicillium psychrofluorescens genome assembly, chromosome: 3 includes the following:
- a CDS encoding uncharacterized protein (ID:PFLUO_004793-T1.cds;~source:funannotate): protein MDDLESLELLSLVSRVTNELQNYLGINDKTLAEFVIDQHLKCSGFPEFKKSLDDMGAEFPQSLMESLDRLVLTMHPKYKAKMAQNGDAAAAHDGDDMDVLDALEKKSRVFKGLAVPDTEKRWVEDDYMDRREAVDETDAQTGAMDDTFAMLEGLAGQPRTARDDRSSTRKRSRSPDHDDYNRGRRRRDKYRSRSRSPRHGKNDLVDESGRSIGGHRNGHRDRRKNRDDDIRRPPVELDEHPILYKIYDGQVTGVKDFGAFVNLQGVQGKVDGLVHISAMREGMRVNHPSDLVSRGQPVKVKVASIQGTRIGLSMKEVDQETGRDLVPQRRLASGANMERLDGTSAADDKYGSLSSDVPVIESDGRPMRNRKRLTSPERWEIKQLIASGAVSAADYPDLDEEYHATLTGEATFEEEEDVDIEVKDEEPPFLAGQTKQSLELSPIRVVKAPDGSMNRAAMSGTGLAKERRELKQQEAQGKAAERAADVDLNAQWQDPMVAPEDRQFATDLRSAQQPKDESVPEWKRVTMGKNASFGKRTNMTIKQQRESLPVYKFRKQLLDAVKENQLMIVVGDTGSGKTTQLTQYLAEAGYGNDGMIGCTQPRRVAAMSVAKRVSEEVGCNLGAEVGYTIRFEDCTSPETKIKYMTDGMLQREILLDPDIKRYSVIMLDEAHERTIATDVLFGLLKKTIKRRPDLRLIITSATLDAEKFSEFFNGCPIFSIPGRTFPVEIMYSKEPEEDYLDASLLTVMQIHLTEPMGDILLFLTGQEEIDTACEILFERMKALGPTVPELVILPVYSALPSEMQSRIFDPPPPGGRKVVIATNIAETSITIDNVYYVIDPGFVKQNAYDPKLGMDSLVVTPISQAQAKQRAGRAGRTGPGKCFRLYTEAAYQSEMLPTTIPDIQRQNLSTTILMLKAMGINDLLHFDFMDPPPTNTMLTALEELYALSALDDEGLLTRLGRKMADFPMEPALAKVLIASVDMGCSEEILTIVAMLSIHSIFYRPKEKQQQADQKKSKFHDPHGDHLTLLNVYNGWKNAKFNSAWCFENFIQARQIKRAQDIRQQLLGIMTRYHHKIISCGRNTTKVRQALCTGFFRNSARKDPQEGYKTLVEGTPVYMHPSSALFGKQAEHVIYATLVLTTKEYMHCTTSIEPKWLVEAAPTFFKVAPTDRLSKRKKAERIQPLHNRFAGEDDWRLSAQRRQGRGGGGGTWG, encoded by the coding sequence atggaTGACCTAGAGTCTCTGGAGCTTCTCTCGCTCGTCTCGCGAGTGACGAACGAGCTCCAGAACTACCTGGGCATCAACGACAAGACCCTGGCCGAGTTCGTCATCGACCAGCACCTCAAATGCAGCGGCTTCCCCGAATTCAAGAAGAGCCTCGACGACATGGGCGCCGAGTTCCCCCAGAGTCTGATGGAGAGTCTCGATCGTCTCGTCCTGACCATGCACCCGAAGTACAAGGCCAAGATGGCCCAGAATGGCGACGCGGCGGCTGCGCATGATggcgacgacatggatgtgCTTGATGCgttggagaagaagtcgCGTGTGTTCAAGGGTCTGGCTGTTCCGGACACGGAGAAACGATGGGTTGAAGACGACTACATGGATCGCCGGGAGGCCGTGGACGAGACCGATGCGCAAACGGGTGCCATGGACGATACATTTGCGATGCTAGAGGGTCTGGCGGGACAGCCGCGCACGGCCAGGGATGATCGCAGCAGCACCAGGAAACGGAGCCGCAGTCCAGATCACGATGATTACAATCGGGGGCGCCGGCGCCGTGACAAATATCGGTCTCGATCAAGGTCTCCCCGCCACGGCAAAAACGACCTTGTGGACGAGTCCGGTCGATCCATCGGTGGCCATCGCAACGGCCACAGAGATCGCCGGAAGAACCGAGACGATGACATCCGCCGTCCGCCAGTCGAGCTCGATGAACACCCAATACTCTACAAGATCTACGATGGGCAAGTGACCGGCGTGAAGGATTTCGGTGCCTTTGTAAACCTACAGGGCGTCCAAGGGAAGGTCGATGGCCTCGTTCATATTTCGGCTATGCGGGAAGGGATGCGAGTGAATCACCCATCTGATCTAGTATCTCGCGGGCAGCCCGTCAAAGTTAAAGTGGCTAGCATCCAGGGCACTCGCATTGGCTTGTCGATGAAGGAGGTGGATCAAGAGACAGGCAGGGATCTTGTGCCTCAACGCCGCTTAGCATCTGGTGCAAATATGGAGCGTCTCGACGGAACATCCGCAGCAGATGACAAATATGGCAGCCTTAGCTCGGATGTCCCTGTCATCGAATCAGATGGACGACCTATGAGGAATCGCAAACGGCTTACCTCTCCCGAGAGATGGGAAATCAAACAGTTGATCGCGTCTGGTGCCGTGAGTGCAGCCGATTATCCCGACCTCGACGAGGAATACCATGCGACGTTGACGGGAGAAGCCACcttcgaagaagaggaagatgtcgACATTGAAGTCAAGGATGAAGAGCCCCCGTTCTTAGCCGGACAGACTAAACAATCGCTTGAACTCTCGCCTATTCGCGTTGTCAAAGCACCCGATGGTTCTATGAATCGCGCGGCAATGTCAGGTACCGGTCTTGCCAAAGAGCGACGCGAGCTGAAACAGCAAGAGGCACAGGGCAAGGCAGCTGAGCGGGCAGCTGATGTCGACCTGAATGCTCAATGGCAGGATCCTATGGTTGCACCCGAAGACCGACAGTTCGCTACAGACCTGCGATCTGCGCAACAACCCAAAGATGAGTCTGTACCGGAATGGAAACGGGTGACTATGGGCAAGAATGCATCGTTTGGCAAGCGGACCAATATGACTATCAAACAACAACGCGAGAGTCTGCCGGTATACAAATTCCGCAAGCAACTGCTAGATGCTGTGAAGGAAAATCAATTGATGATCGTCGTCGGTGACACTGGCTCGGGGAAGACTACGCAGTTGACACAGTACCTTGCCGAGGCCGGGTATGGAAACGACGGTATGATCGGCTGTACTCAGCCACGTCGTGTTGCTGCTATGTCCGTGGCCAAACGTGTTTCTGAGGAAGTGGGCTGCAATCTTGGTGCCGAAGTTGGATACACCATTCGTTTCGAAGACTGCACTAGTCCCGAGACCAAAATCAAGTACATGACAGATGGCATGCTTCAAAGAGAGATTCTCTTGGACCCCGACATCAAGAGATACTCTGTGATCATGCTGGACGAAGCGCACGAGCGCACGATCGCGACCGATGTTCTCTTCGGTCTATTGAAGAAAACGATCAAGCGAAGACCCGATCTACGCCTCATTATCACATCCGCCACACTAGACGCCGAGAAATTCTCGGAATTTTTTAATGGGTGTCCTATCTTCTCGATCCCTGGCCGAACATTCCCCGTCGAAATAATGTATTCAAAAgagcccgaagaagactACCTTGACGCTTCCCTCCTCACCGTCATGCAAATTCATTTGACCGAGCCTATGGGtgatattcttcttttcttgactggacaggaagaaatcgacACAGCATGCGAGATTCTATTTGAACGGATGAAGGCTTTAGGCCCCACCGTGCCCGAATTGGTCATTCTTCCCGTCTATTCCGCGCTTCCTAGTGAGATGCAAAGCCGGATCTTTGACCCTCCGCCGCCGGGTGGCCGGAAAGTTGTTATCGCGACCAACATCGCTGAGACCTCGATCACCATTGACAATGTCTACTATGTCATCGATCCCGGATTTGTGAAACAAAACGCCTACGACCCGAAGCTCGGCATGGATTCCCTAGTAGTCACTCCGATTTCTCAAGCGCAGGCCAAACAGCGTGCAGGGCGTGCTGGACGAACAGGCCCAGGAAAGTGTTTCCGTCTATATACCGAAGCGGCCTATCAATCTGAGATGCTTCCGACGACCATTCCGGATATCCAGCGCCAAAACCTCTCAACCACCATTCTTATGCTCAAGGCCATGGGCATCAATGACCTCCTCCATTTCGATTTCATGGATCCGCCCCCGACCAACACCATGTTGACCGCGCTCGAGGAACTATATGCACTGTCCGCCCTAGACGACGAAGGTCTCTTAACCCGGTTAGGACGAAAGATGGCCGATTTCCCTATGGAACCCGCGCTCGCCAAGGTTCTTATTGCATCGGTAGACATGGGTTGCTCCGAAGAAATTCTCACGATTGTCGCCATGCTTTCTATCCATTCGATCTTCTACCGCCCTAAGGAGAAACAGCAACAGGCCGACCAGAAGAAGTCTAAATTCCACGATCCGCATGGCGACCATCTAACCCTGCTCAACGTCTACAACGGTTGGAAGAATGCGAAGTTCAACAGTGCGTGGTGCTTTGAAAACTTCATTCAAGCTCGACAGATAAAACGCGCACAGGATATTCGCCAACAACTCCTCGGGATTATGACTCGCTACCACCACAAGATTATTTCCTGCGGTCGGAACACTACCAAGGTGCGACAAGCTCTCTGCACCGGCTTCTTCCGCAACTCGGCTCGCAAAGATCCTCAAGAGGGTTACAAAACGTTGGTTGAAGGCACGCCCGTGTACATGCACCCTAGTTCCGCGCTGTTTGGGAAGCAAGCTGAGCACGTCATCTACGCTACCCTGGTTCTCACGACAAAGGAATACATGCACTGCACCACATCGATTGAGCCGAAATGGCTTGTTGAAGCAGCTCCGACCTTCTTCAAAGTCGCACCCACCGACCGTCtctccaagcgcaagaaggccgagcGAATCCAGCCTCTGCACAATCGGTTTGCAGGCGAAGATGATTGGCGCTTGTCAGCACAGCGACGCCAGGGCagaggaggtggtggtgggacTTGGGGTTAG
- a CDS encoding uncharacterized protein (ID:PFLUO_004794-T1.cds;~source:funannotate), translating into MEHVTEHPFRTKRRKLDDDAPAREDASITSPAQLRDLLVFQQNAPAAKQGIIKFKEFLNSIGQAENESDKAESLRVLKAYCDKQISHHGPEEDPVCFPDLIQTWAFGDSNNNEPLLTSVPSVLAIFLKTISRELEFREFGLALCKHLLQKDQLRLFNRGLTATKTKEHLISPCLRLLTEIVSFDGGAVARQLYSRRYITFKRLEVFLTPNKAQLENSEDESHKSTLRRNAQRYLLANLRVQHVADKSDIIEQHKITKGFLEYVRKDSRDIVLDIIKAIERDIVQDAVLARKSKSKFFNRANLERLVTLYGYDRESEEPNPDGVSVANEIHRVMMNVCKTAGLGVLLPETGWYPIGTDPETLPLEDDETVELGLDSPIYVDKYRESVPVRNGSLSHLIQCLRPDVDSLQIELLVTIFKVAPELVADFFTRKTMFTSDPKATPSWMAESALLFSTLQLPVPTNFGWKEKQPALPPPISIVIENILPRPLNQKILTRCLNQNAEIITLFAVRILTVAFSKLKTVLAMFRAEHAQAQLFWSQAATKLLAEFSRRCPEVKDVITLFRRTAKEDLQQQEAVSELLTCFYEVMPDIALEENFDVSMVLVDALKRLDASDLSADDSELLLSQLQSILRIAQQSASLRWWQQPASMSYSPFTSILKVLVQTSDKNSARRLSTLLRTVLTEENSILLNSPQSFAALLTSLEDSESDSLHRQLMFFDNCVCRVAKKPVHYLDLIDSLSADAAGRVSPLVAALTEQWPFVIKSGDATAEAAVGSWIAKFLGNLKQAKEHQTALKAARDALVEATEGKQTRLLFKKALKEAVEADEGEQMDIDSGPTVPAPSNKPEEVDLDEIFGSLPTEGTTHNALHRWEREDVEAAVEQGRTAELILCLCSQHEEVRRQAFANIIRFMAKLKESNYAEWRSVYILTGELLESVNKMGLDQPIPWIVGECASSCLSVLINPLHKVYGKVNKFLQKAPSWETEKIPSYWIDKILLHEPELDDGYFDEIDWLLGLFVKGLRTPADMEIYRRANVFERLLSLYQSPTLGVSPRRKILHIVYRAAQVGGSTTLITRAAIISWIQVQVTASEAKDLGMLSALAQALYETSDRERVDGWGCGTVERSVAKIRQMI; encoded by the exons ATGGAGCACGTCACAGAACACCCATTCCGCACCAAGCGGAGAAAGCTGGACGATGACGCACCTGCAAGAGAGGATGCATCCATTACTTCTCCGGCCCAGTTGCGCGACCTGCTTGTTTTTCAGCAGAATGCTCCCGCTGCCAAGCAAG GCATCATCAAATTCAAAGAATTCTTGAACTCAATAGGCCAAGCAGAGAACGAGAGTGACAAAGCTGAGAGTCTCCGCGTTCTCAAGGCCTATTGTGATAAACAGATTTCTCATCATGGGCCGGAAGAGGACCCCGTCTGCTTCCCGGACCTCATCCAGACCTGGGCGTTCGGAGACAGTAACAACAATGAGCCTCTGCTGACCAGTGTTCCCTCTGTtctggccatcttcctgaAGACCATCTCGCGGGAGCTCGAGTTCCGCGAGTTTGGGCTTGCGCTGTGCAAgcatctgctgcagaaggatCAGCTGCGGCTTTTCAACCGAGGCCTGACGGCGACAAAGACTAAAGAGCATCTCATCTCTCCCTGTCTGCGTCTGCTCACGGAGATTGTATCTTTCGATGGTGGCGCCGTGGCCCGCCAGCTGTACTCCCGGCGGTACATCACGTTCAAGCGCCTCGAGGTCTTTTTGACTCCCAACAAAGCACAGCTGGAGAATTCAGAGGATGAGTCTCACAAGTCGACTCTCCGGCGAAATGCCCAGCGGTACTTGCTCGCCAACCTGCGGGTCCAGCATGTCGCCGACAAGAGCGACATTATCGAGCAGCACAAAATCACCAAAGGCTTCCTCGAGTATGTCCGAAAGGATTCGAGAGATATCGTGCTAGATATCATAAAGGCGATTGAGAGAGACATTGTTCAAGATGCTGTGCTTGCTCGTAAATCCAAGAGCAAGTTCTTCAACCGCGCCAACCTGGAGAGGCTCGTGACGCTCTACGGATACGATCGGGAGTCGGAAGAACCCAACCCAGACGGCGTGTCCGTCGCGAATGAGATACACCGGGTCATGATGAATGTGTGCAAAACCGCCGGACTTGGTGTTCTTTTGCCAGAGACTGGCTGGTATCCCATCGGAACCGACCCTGAAACTTTGCCACTCGAAGACGATGAAACCGTTGAACTCGGTCTTGATTCGCCCATTTACGTCGACAAGTATCGCGAGTCGGTTCCAGTTCGGAATGGCTCACTGTCGCACCTCATCCAATGTCTTCGTCCCGATGTGGATAGTCTTCAGATCGAGCTGCTGGTGACCATCTTCAAGGTGGCACCGGAGCTTGTGGCTGATTTCTTTACCAGAAAAACCATGTTTACATCCGACCCCAAAGCTACTCCCTCGTGGATGGCCGAGTCAGCTTTGCTCTTCTCGACGCTGCAGTTGCCCGTTCCTACGAACTTCGgctggaaagaaaagcagCCTGCTCTGCCACCGCCTATCTCGATCGTTATCGAGAAcattcttcctcggcctctgAACCAGAAGATTTTGACCCGGTGTCTGAATCAGAATGCGGAGATCATCACCCTGTTCGCCGTGCGGATCCTGACCGTCGCATTCAGTAAACTGAAGACCGTTCTCGCAATGTTTCGTGCTGAACATGCCCAGGCTCAACTGTTTTGGAGCCAAGCTGCTACTAAGCTACTTGCCGAGTTTTCTCGCCGATGCCCTGAGGTGAAAGATGTCATTACTCTTTTTCGACGAACCGCCAAGGAAGACttgcagcagcaggaagCTGTGTCAGAGCTGCTCACTTGCTTCTACGAGGTCATGCCGGATATTGCACTGGAAGAGAACTTTGATGTTTCAATGGTCTTGGTAGACGCGTTGAAACGACTTGATGCTTCTGATCTTAGTGCAGATGACTCTGAATTGCTCTTGAGTCAGCTGCAGAGCATTTTGCGGATTGCACAGCAGTCTGCGTCCTTGCGTTGGTGGCAACAACCAGCGTCCATGTCATACTCTCCCTTTACCTCAATCCTCAAGGTTCTTGTGCAGACCTCGGACAAAAATTCTGCGCGGCGCCTCTCTACTCTTTTGAGGACGGTTTTGACCGAAGAAAATTCTATTCTGCTCAACTCGCCTCAATCATTTGCCGCGTTATTGACAAGTTTGGAGGATTCCGAGTCTGACTCTCTGCACAGGCAGTTGATGTTTTTTGATAACTGCGTGTGTCGGGTTGCCAAGAAGCCGGTTCACTACTTAGACCTCATCGATTCCCTATCCGCCGACGCGGCTGGAAGAGTCAGCCCCCTTGTTGCCGCTCTCACCGAACAGTGGCCATTTGTCATCAAAAGCGGCGATGCCACGGCTGAGGCCGCTGTTGGCTCCTGGATTGCCAAATTCCTTGGAAATTTGAAGCAAGCAAAAGAGCACCAAACAGCTTTGAAAGCTGCTCGGGATGCTTTGGTTGAAGCCACCGAGGGCAAGCAAACTCGCTTACTTTTCAAAAAAGCCCTGAAAGAAGCCGTGGAGGCCGACGAGGGAGAACAGATGGACATAGACTCCGGCCCCACTGTGCCTGCTCCATCTAACAAGCCTGAGGAGGTCGATCTGGACGAGATCTTTGGCTCCTTGCCTACCGAGGGAACAACCCACAACGCGCTGCACCGCTGGGAACGGGAGGATGTGGAAGCGGCAGTGGAGCAAGGACGTACCGCCGAACTGATTCTCTGCCTGTGTTCCCAACACGAGGAAGTTCGACGCCAGGCGTTTGCCAATATCATACGCTTCATGGCCAAGCTTAAG GAGTCGAACTATGCGGAGTGGCGCTCGGTATACATTCTCACTGGTGAACTGTTAGAGAGCGTCAACAAGATGGGGCTGGACCAGCCAATTCCTTGGATTGTTGGCGAATGCGCTTCCAGTTGCCTGTCCGTTCTGATCAATCCGCTGCACAAAGTTTATGGGAAAGTCAACAAGTTCCTGCAAAAGGCGCCCTCCTGGGAAACCGAGAAGATCCCGTCGTATTGGATCGACAagatcctcctccacgaGCCTGAATTGGATGATGGGTATTTCGATGAGATTGACTGGCTGCTCGGCCTATTCGTCAAGGGCCTGCGCACCCCCGCAGACATGGAAATCTACCGGCGGGCAAACGTCTTCGAGCGCCTCCTCTCCCTCTATCAGTCCCCGACGCTAGGAGTCTCTCCCCGACGCAAGATCCTGCACATCGTCTATCGGGCTGCACAGGTTGGTGGGAGTACGACGCTTATCACTCGTGCGGCTATCATCAGTTGGATTCAGGTTCAGGTCACGGCGTCGGAGGCAAAGGATCTGGGTATGCTTTCGGCGCTTGCTCAGGCTTTGTATGAGACCTCCGACCGCGAGCGAGTGGATGGTTGGGGCTGTGGGACTGTAGAGCGGAGCGTTGCAAAGATCAGACAGATGATCTGA
- a CDS encoding uncharacterized protein (ID:PFLUO_004795-T1.cds;~source:funannotate): MARRYEIDELLWLRSSPLVAKPPGLPPIEEWMPLPEPTTQRKTQTSRDPNSPETTSNRRPSLFEARHTSRGSNSEDIVLGPPKTAFASSRIGGKGSFDLTDRTPRPAESDETRNDRFNFKDRFPKDREPQDRDFERRDGRQGALNGRRGEREDWNAGRPPRRTFGVDEPDRKPRRNGEFDRWEGRETPRDPNPNTERGTRDKEGRFVPRRDGPPGRARHEGRWFRDETANANEALEGDDEKSHLRSREWRRDRHGADREWNRGARFEQDPEWMDSTDHDEPRRAHTQEDFERWKERMKAGSSQPAPTQAEERSEPSEQQPDARRTDGEIFSHSGAPFMSDSSMERFFGLLGDAKSAPPAPPAPPPQEVSTPNSIESAIRKEALAGKAGKSSRFAGLFSPPPEMPTKEPDPHAGTQSPAGAMGGMGGMAGMAGLGGLGGLAGLAGMMPPGSHDADQEGFQRILQMLGGGRSNNGTPQQNEHSQHSRPSSLVHADQPRTGATLSSPPRESHPRSEYMGPSPEQLMAQGGGKDPQAREREHLLRLMQQVRVGPAPSGNPQSPNAYPAPPPGLVPEGLPRPPGLHVQKTPVFLDDPAIANMQRPDSEQFRRRAANGPPPGYFDDVPFPPGNQGPITPGGSRPPNAPPMGLQRPPGLEGMPPPGWAGQLPPQQGNGPSPMGPPPGIPAPNRGMLPNFPPGMMPMPGNAPPINDRQAFPRGPPPGMMPPPGFMNGPLPSGFPPMPPNPEMMGMGPGNQGPFGPGSSGPQGPPSSRHLLEMFGQSNGGDARGGMVGPGQYR; this comes from the exons ATGGCGCGGCGGTAcgagatcgacgagctgTTATGGCTGCGCTCATCGCCTCTCGTCGCAAAGCCCCCCGGCCTGCCCCCCATCGAAGAATGGAT GCCCCTACCCGAACCAACAACGCAGCGCAAAACACAAACTTCCCGTGATCCTAACAGTCCGGAGACTACTTCAAACAGAAGACCTAGCCTCTTCGAGGCCCGCCACACCTCCCGAGGCTCCAACTCTG AGGATATTGTCCTTGGACCGCCCAAGACGGCCTTTGCCTCATCTCGCATTGGCGGGAAAGGCTCGTTCGACCTCACAGATCGCACACCGCGGCCAGCCGAGTCGGACGAAACAAGAAATGACCGCTTCAATTTCAAAGACCGGTTCCCCAAGGACCGCGAACCGCAAGACCGTGACTTCGAGCGCCGAGATGGAAGACAAGGGGCCTTGAATGGCAGACGTGGTGAAAGGGAAGACTGGAACGCAGGacgtcctcctcgtcgtaCCTTCGGCGTCGATGAGCCAGACCGCAAACCTCGTCGCAATGGGGAATTCGATCGCTGGGAGGGCAGAGAAACCCCCCGCGatcccaaccccaacacTGAACGAGGAACCCGTGATAAGGAGGGACGCTTCGTTCCGCGGAGAGATGGCCCGCCGGGACGCGCTCGACATGAAGGCCGCTGGTTCCGCGATGAAactgccaatgccaatgaAGCCCTTGAAGGCGACGACGAGAAATCGCATCTGCGAAGCCGTGAATGGCGCCGTGACCGCCACGGTGCTGACCGCGAGTGGAACCGCGGTGCCAGATTCGAACAGGATCCTGAGTGGATGGATTCCACCGACCATGACGAGCCCCGCCGAGCTCATACCCAGGAAGATTTCGAGCGGTGGAAGGAGCGCATGAAGGCTGGCTCTTCCCAGCCGGCTCCGACTCAAGCGGAAGAACGAAGCGAGCCATCTGAACAGCAGCCGGATGCTCGACGCACCGATGGCGAGATCTTCAGCCATTCTGGCGCTCCTTTTATGTCGGATTCGTCTATGGAGCGATTCTTCGGCTTGCTGGGAGATGCGAAGTCGGCgccgccagcaccacctgCGCCACCGCCGCAAGAAGTGAGCACTCCGAATTCTATTGAATCGGCTATCAGGAAAGAAGCTCTAGCGGGCAAGGCAGGCAAGTCGTCTCGATTTGCGGGGCTGTTTAGCCCGCCGCCTGAGATGCCTACCAAAGAACCCGATCCTCATGCTGGAACTCAATCTCCGGCTGGAGCAATGggaggaatgggaggaatGGCTGGAATGGCTGGATTGGGAGGATTGGGTGGGTTGGCCGGGTTGGCCGGAATGATGCCTCCCGGTTCCCATGATGCCGACCAGGAAGGCTTTCAGCGCATCCTTCAGATGCTCGGTGGCGGTCGATCGAACAACGGCACCCCTCAGCAGAATGAGCACTCACAGCACTCCCGTCCCTCATCCTTGGTGCACGCAGATCAGCCCCGTACCGGCGCAACGCTGTCATCTCCGCCTCGTGAATCCCACCCCCGGTCAGAGTACATGGGCCCCAGTCCAGAACAGCTCATGGCTCAAGGCGGCGGGAAGGATCCTCaggcgagagagagagagcatCTGCTCCGACTGATGCAGCAAGTCCGAGTTGGCCCCGCGCCTTCAGGTAATCCACAATCTCCGAATGCATACCCCGCCCCTCCTCCGGGCTTGGTGCCAGAAGGCTTGCCTCGCCCCCCTGGCCTGCATGTTCAGAAGACGCCAGTTTTCTTGGATGACCCGGCGATTGCCAACATGCAGCGCCCGGATAGTGAGCAGtttcgtcgacgagctgccAATGGCCCTCCCCCCGGCTACTTTGACGATGTGCCTTTTCCTCCTGGGAACCAGGGACCTATCACGCCTGGCGGCTCCCGTCCCCCCAACGCACCGCCAATGGGTCTTCAGCGACCCCCTGGCCTTGAAGGGATGCCTCCCCCAGGCTGGGCTGGTCAGTTGCCCCCACAGCAAGGTAACGGTCCGAGCCCGATGGGCCCTCCGCCTGGCATCCCAGCTCCAAACCGCGGCATGCTCCCCAACTTCCCACCTGGCATGATGCCAATGCCCGGCAACGCACCCCCGATCAACGACCGCCAAGCCTTTCCCCGTGGTCCTCCCCCCGGCATGATGCCGCCTCCGGGTTTCATGAACGGGCCTCTGCCTTCCGGCTTCCCTCCTATGCCTCCTAACCCAGAGATGATGGGAATGGGACCTGGCAACCAAGGACCCTTTGGACCGGGTAGCTCCGGCCCTCAGGGACCTCCTTCATCCCGACatctgctggagatgttTGGCCAGTCTAATGGCGGCGATGCCCGAGGCGGCATGGTGGGACCCGGCCAGTACAGGTAG
- a CDS encoding uncharacterized protein (ID:PFLUO_004796-T1.cds;~source:funannotate) — protein MAEDLHDPAMPNGDGDLSDDESDRLMKELEMEMEELDESEETSASPPTPKTNITHSTEDESRIDLPSSPVASRGTGVWETHRPSSQDFVIWEDTLEDQEAAEAAADDNYIDVPDEDKENMPPATSELEDEAELEHAEHDAERQPVIDWTQAGVGPRDAFGLPVNHDMALFVNNDPNIPRNTSRPGFHRRRRLRTAEDDSDSDNAQQSVMPPDMLQLLPLTTADRQRRPVLERTPLGALDMT, from the exons ATGGCTGAGGATCTGCACG ACCCTGCTATGCCCAACGGCGACGGCGACCTCAGCGACGATGAGAGCGACCGCTTGATGAaagagctggagatggaaatggaggagctggacgaatCGGAAGAGACCAGCGCCTCTCCTCCTACTCCGAAGACTAACATCACGCATTCCACTGAGGACGAGTCTCGTATCGACCTTCCTTCCAGCCCAGTTGCCAGCCGCGGCACCGGGGTCTGGGAAACCCACCGTCCCTCCAGCCAAGACTTCGTCATCTGGGAAGATACTctcgaggaccaggaagctgccgaagctgctgctgacgACAACTACATCGACGTCCCAGatgaggacaaggagaacatgCCACCCGCGACTTctgagctggaagacgaggcggagctggagcatgCCGAGCACGATGCCGAGCGCCAGCCCGTCATTGACTGGACCCAGGCGGGCGTTGGTCCTCGCGATGCTTTCGGTCTCCCTGTGAACCACGACATGGCTCTTTTCGTCAACAACGACCCAAACATCCCCCGCAACACCTCTCGCCCCGGTTTccatcgccgtcgccgtctcCGCACCGCTGAAGATGATTCCGACTCTGATAATGCCCAACAGTCGGTGATGCCACCTGATATGCTGCAACTTCTTCCGCTGACCACGGCCGACAGGCAGAGGCGACCTGTTCTTGAGCGTACGCCCCTTGGAGCTCTGGACATGACGTAG
- a CDS encoding uncharacterized protein (ID:PFLUO_004797-T1.cds;~source:funannotate), translating to MSNAELLSHSGLFNYLEAFGTVIVEAASCGLYVVCTRVGGIPEVLPQHMTTFAKPEEDDLVVATSKAISALRSKKVRTDRFHDQVKMMYSWRDVAKRTERVYQGITGDIPPEEFYGYYLGQSSEASGDRVRSFALIDRLKRYYGCGVWAGKLFCLCVVIDFLFYVFLEMWFPRATIDIARSWPKKQAQEKSRPSAISQGQK from the coding sequence ATGTCGAACGCAGAATTACTATCGCACAGCGGTTTATTCAACTACCTAGAAGCCTTTGGCACAGTCATTGTCGAAGCCGCTAGTTGTGGGTTATATGTGGTCTGCACCCGAGTTGGAGGTATCCCTGAGGTCCTTCCCCAACATATGACTACGTTTGCGAAACCAGAAGAGGATGACTTGGTCGTTGCTACAAGTAAAGCAATCTCGGCCCTACGCTCGAAAAAAGTACGGACCGACCGTTTCCACGACCAGGTGAAAATGATGTATTCATGGCGGGATGTGGCTAAGCGGACCGAGCGGGTCTACCAAGGCATTACGGGCGATATACCCCCAGAGGAATTCTATGGCTATTACCTAGGCCAAAGCTCTGAAGCTAGTGGTGACAGAGTTCGCAGCTTTGCCCTCATTGACCGGCTCAAACGATACTATGGCTGTGGTGTTTGGGCAGGCAAGTTGTTCTGTCTGTGTGTTGTGATTGATTTCCTTTTCTATGTTTTTCTCGAGATGTGGTTCCCCCGGGCTACTATCGACATTGCAAGAAGCTGGCCTAAGAAACAGGCACAGGAAAAGTCTCGCCCATCTGCCATTTCCCAAGGACAAAAGTAA